A DNA window from Hordeum vulgare subsp. vulgare chromosome 1H, MorexV3_pseudomolecules_assembly, whole genome shotgun sequence contains the following coding sequences:
- the LOC123405811 gene encoding subtilisin-chymotrypsin inhibitor CI-1B, whose amino-acid sequence MRSMEGSVPKYPEPTEGSIGASGAKRSWPEVVGMSAEKAKEIILRDKPDAQIEVIPVDAMVPLDFNPNRIFILVAVARTPTVG is encoded by the coding sequence ATGCGTTCCATGGAGGGAAGTGTACCGAAGTACCCGGAGCCTACCGAAGGGAGCATCGGAGCCAGCGGTGCTAAAAGATCATGGCCGGAGGTGGTAGGGATGTCCGCGGAGAAGGCCAAAGAGATCATTCTCCGGGACAAGCCCGATGCCCAGATAGAGGTCATCCCGGTCGATGCGATGGTCCCCCTGGACTTCAATCCCAACCGTATCTTCATTCTCGTTGCCGTCGCCAGGACCCCTACGGTTGGCTAA